The window ATGGTGCTACTGTGTGATACCTGTGTGGctacctttcatttttttatatatagttgaTATTACTTTAATACTGATatgaattaataaatagatgtaaattatattttgtaatcattaaaaattcatttctaTTAGATTTTTTATGGAAATTTCTATtagataataacattaaaaaaaggcAGCATCAATCAAACGGAAGATCACTTAAATTTGTAGGTGTTTTACTAAAATGATTCGTAAATTGATGATAACTTTCTTTagttcctttatttttcttcatgtaatagtttattttaattaaaaaaatagaaagttaaaCCTTCATTACGAGGATGCTAGTTCAAAGAAAATTCATAGTTGGTAGCTTTCTCTGCATGTGGTATTAACAGCTATCGTTTCTTAATGCTTATCCATAATTTCGATCCCTCAGCACTGACATGTTTTTGTCCACTCCAAAAAGTAATAGACCAAGACAAACACAAAACTTGCGTGTCGGAAAACAAGATAAGTGTTACTTGCTGTCGAGACCTGATTCATCAACACGAAATCTACGTGTAACAAAATCCTTCTTTGAATCCAAAGAGAATCCAAATCCAAAGTTGAAACATGAAACTTGTAACACATGCAGAAGAAAATAGTTGCATATTTTTACCAAGTCCCTATAAATAGAAGCACGCATAGCAAGCCATAGGACAACATCACTTTCTCTATCCCCATCCAGAatattctttcatttctttgatTCGCTTAACACTTTTTGCACCGCCATACAACCTTTCAGCACCTGCTTCTcgttttgttttgttcttcattgttctgTCATTGTCATTGACAGAAGCTAAAAGGCAAAGACGGAATGGCCAATCCCCTGCAACTCAAGTCATTGAATCATATCTCAATTGTGTGTGCATCAGTGGAGAAATCCGTTGATTTTTACGTGAACGTTCTTGGGTTTTCTCCTATTAAGAGACCTAGTTCTTTAGACTTCAATGGTGCATGGTATGTTTAACCATTTGTATATATCATTGCAAAAACTTCATAGACATGTTTCTTCAGTTGAAAAACCAATCTGaccaattttttagttaattcaACATGCTATGTAAAAGCAGAAAGATCCCGTTATTGTTATGTATAGAAATTGAATACTAATTGGCTTTTGTTTGATAATGATCCTGGTAGGTTATTCAATTATGGCATTGGCATACACCTTCTCCAATCAGAAAACCCAGAAGGCATGCCCAAGACTGCTCCCATTAATCCCAAGGACAACCACATTTCTTTCCaagtatttttctctcttcctatatatatgtataaagaGAAATGCTTGGAAGACTCACATActcttttgaatatatttttttattggtttaaattgattaaaaataacaaaaaaaattaaattgtgagTCTGATGACATatctaatgattattttttaaaattttatagtttttaatgaattttaatcaattttaaaagggTGTATCAAATAGGGTGTTACTAACACTCCTCCTAAAGAGAATCATTTAAACTTAAACGCAAAGTCATATCTGTGTATACTTACGGAACAAATTGTGCATTGTTGTAGTGTGAAAGTATAGCAGCGGTGGAGAAAAGACTGCAGCAAATGAAAATAGAGTACGTGAAGAACAGAGTAGAGGAAAGTGGAACCTACGTTGATCAGCTATTCTTCCACGACCCAGATGGCATGATGATTGAAATCTGCAACTGTGACAACATCCCTGTGGTGCCTTTAACAGAGGACAAAGT of the Glycine max cultivar Williams 82 chromosome 13, Glycine_max_v4.0, whole genome shotgun sequence genome contains:
- the GLYI-19 gene encoding putative lactoylglutathione lyase, whose amino-acid sequence is MANPLQLKSLNHISIVCASVEKSVDFYVNVLGFSPIKRPSSLDFNGAWLFNYGIGIHLLQSENPEGMPKTAPINPKDNHISFQCESIAAVEKRLQQMKIEYVKNRVEESGTYVDQLFFHDPDGMMIEICNCDNIPVVPLTEDKVWSCSRFNCNIQNHQQQIQQMIPM